AAGAGCATGGTGGGCGCCGTCGAGAAGGCGATCCGTGATTCGAACCTCGGCCTGTCGCCGACGACCGAGGGCCAGATCCTGCGCATCCGCATCCCGGAGCTCAACGAGCAGCGGCGCAAGGAGATGGTCAAGATCGCCCACCGCTACAGCGAGGAGGCGCGCGTCGCCGTCCGCCATGTCCGCCGCGACGGCATCGACACGCTGAAGCGCCTCGCAAAGGACAAGGAAATCAGCGAGGACGACCAGAAGAAGCTCGAGGGCGACGTGCAGAAAGTCACCGACCAGTATGTCGCCGAGATCGACCAGACGCTGGCGACCAAGGAAGGCGAGATCATGCAGGTCTAGGCCGACGTGCCTCAGGCTTGCGGTAGCGTTCGTGTTTTGCGGTAGAACCTCGAGTGAGGCGGCCCGAGCCGTCGTCGCGTAACCGGAAGGTCGATGTCCAGTCTCGCTGAGGATCAGTCGATCGTCGGCCCCAGGACCGCGCAGGCGGCGCAGGGCCGGCCCTCGCACGTCGGCCTGATCATGGACGGCAACGGGCGCTGGGCGTCGAGCCGCGGGCTGCCGCGCCTCGAGGGCCACAGGCGCGGCGTCGAGGCGCTGCGCGGCGCCGTGCGCACGGCGATCGAGTGCTCGCTCGAATACCTCACGGTCTACTCCTTCTCAGTCGAGAACTGGTCGCGCCCCTTCGAGGAGGTCCAGGACCTGATGGGCCTGCTCAAGCGGTTCATCCGCAAGGACCTCATCGAGCTGCACGACGCGGGCGTCCGGGTGCGGGTGATCGGCCATCGCGACAACCTGCAGCCCGATATCCGCAAGCTGCTCGAAGAGGCCGAGGCGCTGACGCGGCTGAACCAGGGGCTGACCCTCGTCGTCGCCTTCAACTACGGCGGCCGCCAGGAGATCGCCGCCGCGACGCGGGCGGTCGCGCTGGCCTATGCCGCGGGCCAGATCGGCGAGGAGGAGATCGACGCCGCGCTGATCAGCCGCTTCCTCGACACATCGGGGATCCCCGATCCCGACCTCATCATCCGCACCTCGGGCGAGCAGCGGCTGTCGAACTTCCTGCTCTGGCAGTCGGCCTACAGCGAGTTCGTGTTCCTGCCGGTGCTGTGGCCGGACTTCGACCGCGAGGCCTTCATCGGCGCGCTCGCCCAGTTCGCGGCGCGCGAGCGACGGTTCGGCGGCCTCGTCGCGGCGCGCTCGGCTGCGGCGAGGACGGGCTCGTGAGCCGAAGCCGGTAGCAGATCGTGGAAGGCTCGACTGACGCTGGTCCCGAGATCGCCGCCAAGCGACGCTGGGGAGACCTCGGTGTGCGGGCCGTGTCGGGCCTCGTGCTCATCGCCGTCGCGCTCGTAACTGCCCGGGTCGGCGGCCCGCTCTTCCTAATCACCTGGATCGTCGCCTCCGCGGCCATCTTCTGGGAGTGGCAGCGTCTCCCTGGAGCGGCCGCGATGTCGCGGCTCGTCGTCGGCTTCGTCGCGCTCGTCGCGGCCGCCATTGCCGCGGCTGCCGATTCGACCCTGCTGGCTCTCTTGATCCTCGCCGTCGGAGCCGGCGTGCTCGCCGCCATCCCGGCCGCGGATCGCCTATGGGCAGCAGCCGGCCTCGTCTACGCGGGCCTCCTCGTCGTCGCGCTCGTCTCGCTGCGCTCGTCGTTCCCGTTCGGCAGCCACGCCATCATCTGGCTCTTCGCCACCGTCTGGTCGACGGACGTCTTCGCCTATTTCGGCGGCCGGCTGATCGGCGGCCCAAAGATCTGGCCGCGCGTGTCGCCGTCGAAGACATGGTCGGGGACGCTGACGGGGCTTGCCGCCGGTGCGCTCTTCGGCACTTGGGTGGTGCTGCGCGACCCGCCGGCGCCGACCCCGATGGCGCCGATCTTCCTGCTCAGTCTCGCGGCGGCGGCCCTGTCGCAGGTCGGCGATGCCTTCGAATCCGCCATCAAGCGTCATTTCGGCGTCAAGGACTCGAGCAATCTCATCCCCGGCCACGGGGGCGTGATGGATCGGCTGGACGGATTCATCGCAGCCGCGGTGTTCGCCTTCGTGTTCGGGCTCATCCGGGCGCAGACCACGGTCGCCGGTGGCCTTTTCTACTGGCCCTAAACGAGCCTATGGGTAAGCGCATGGATCAGATCGTCGGCTCCCGGGACAATCATGCAGCGACGCGCCAGCCCCGCGTCATCACGGTGCTCGGCGCGACCGGCTCGATCGGCCGCTCCACCGAGGAGATCCTGCTCGGCGCACCCGACGACTTCTCTGTCGCCGCCGTCGCCGGCGGCCGCGATGCCCAGGCGCTGGCGAAGACGGCGATCCGCCTGAAGGCCTCGTTCGCCGCGCTCGCCGATCCCGACGGCTATGCCGAGCTCAAGGACGCGCTGGCCGGCACGGGCATCACGGCCGCGGCCGGAGACGAGGCGGTCATCGAGGCGGCGCTGCACCCCTCGGACCTCGTGATCGGCGCGATCGCCGGCGCGGCCGGGGTGCGGCCGACCTTCGCCGCGCTCGAGGCGGGGCGCACGATCGCGCTTGCCAACAAGGAATGCCTCGTCTGCGCCGGGCCGGCCTTCATGCGGCAGGCCGAATCCTCGGGCACGCGCCTCCTGCCGGTCGACAGCGAGCACAACGCCATCTTCCAGGCGCTCGGCGACGCCGACCTCGCCTCGATCGAGATGATGACGCTGACGGCCTCCGGAGGCCCGTTCCGCTCGTGGACGCGCGAGCAGATCGCCGAGGCGACGCCCGAGCAGGCGCTGGCGCATCCCAACTGGGCGATGGGGCCGAAGGTCACGATCGATTGCGCCGGCCTCATGAACAAGGGCCTCGAAGTCATTGAGGCGCATCATATTTTCGGCATCGAGGCGGCGCGGCTCGACGTGCTGGTCCATGCCCAGTCGATCGTCCACGGCCTCGTCAGCTTCACCGATGGGTCGGTGACGGCGGGCCTCGCCTCGCCCGACATGAAGGTGCCGATCGGCCACTGCCTCGGCTACCCCGATCGTTTGCGCACGAAGGCGCGCCGGCTCGACCTCGCGACGATCGGCACGCTCACGTTCGAGCGGCCGGATCTCGAGCGCTTCCCGGCGCTCAGGGTTGCGCTCGACTCGCTCAGGGCGGGGCAGGGGATGCCGACGGTGATGAACGCGGCGAACGAGATCGCCGTCGAGGCCTTTCTGAAAAAGCTGATTTCCTTCCACGACATCGCCCGCCTCGTTGAAGAGGCCTGCGAAGCGGCGTCCCGCGACGGCACGGCGGGCGAGCTGGTCACGATCGAGGACGCGCTCGGCGTTGACCATGTTGTGAGAGAAAGGACGAGGTCGGCCCTCCAACGCCTCGACGTGGGCTGATTTTTAACGGATCAATAACCATGTGATCCGCGCATCGGCAGCCCTAGCGGCGCCGCTCTGCAGGTGCGGGCGCGGCTGGAGGCCACTGGTGTCGCTGTATTCCGTCTTCATCAACGTCGTACCCTACGTCTGCCTGCTTCTGGTGATCGTGCTCGTGCACGAGCTCGGGCACTTCCTCGTTGGCCGCTGGTGCGGCGTGAAGGTCGATGCCTTCTCGCTCGGCTTCGGGCCGGAGATCGCCCATTACGTCGATCGCAAAGGCACGCGCTGGCGCCTCGCCGCGCTGCCGCTCGGCGGCTACGTCAAGTTCCACGGCGACGCCAACGGCGCCTCGGCGCCGGATGCCGAGGGCCTGTCGGCGATGCCGACGGCCGAGCGCGCGGTGACCCTGCACGGGCAGAACGTGTGGCGGCGCATCGCCATCGTCGCCGCCGGTCCCGCCGCCAACATGATCTTCGCCTTCGTGGTCTTCGCGAGCCTGTTCCACTTCAACGGCCGCGTCGTCGTCAGGCCCGAGGTCATGACGGTGGTCGCCGGGGGGCCGGCCGAGAATGCGGGCTTCCAGAAGAAGGATATCATCAAGTCGGTCGATGGCACCCCGATCGAGTCCTTCGAGGACATGCAGCGTATCCTGCTGCTTAGCGACGGCGCGCCGCTCAATGTCGTGGTCGATCGCGCGGGGACACCCGTCACGCTGACGCCGCTGCCGCTGCCGCACACGCAGCAGACGCCGTTCGGGCCGATGCGCACCATGATGATCGGCGTGCAGGCGCCGAACGTCGCCGGCGCGATGTGGATGCAGACCTACGGCTGGGCCGAATCGTCGAGGATGGCGGTCTCCGAGATCTCGTTCCGCATCCAGACGATCCTGCACTTTTTCAAAGGCCTGGCAGTCGGCACGGCCTCGACAGACGAGCTGTCCGGCCCGATCCGCATCGCCCAGGTGACCGGCATCCTCGCGCAGGAGGGCTTGATTCCGCTGGTCTATCTCGCCGGCGTGCTGTCCGTGTCGATCGGCTTCCTGAACCTCCTGCCGATCCCGATGCTCGACGGCGGCTACCTGATGTTCTTCGCCTTCGAGGTGATCCGCGGCAAGGAGCTGCCGAAGCGGGCGCAGGAGGTCGGCTACCGGATCGGCCTGACGGTCGTGGCGAGCCTCATGATCTTCGTCGCCTACAACGACATCGCGCGCACGTACCAGTCGATCGTTCAGGCTCGCGCGACGCAAACCACGACTAACAAATAGCAACCGATAACAGAGGGTTAACCTTGTCTGTTAACCCTCTCATTACCGTGAAGCGTGTCTTGACCGCCACGGGAGGGGTAAAACGGGGCTGACGGACCGTTCGCCGTTTTCTAGCCCCGGTAAAGCAGGTAGAACCGGACGTAGGGGTGGAGGCGACTGCGCAAGCGGATGCCTCCAGTGTCCGGGTGCGCTTCGCGGACCCGGTCGCCGCCAGAAAGCGGCGTAAAGCGAAAATGCATGCGGGGGCCGGACCGGTAATGTTTCGTATCAAGGGTCACATCCACCGGCTTGCCCACTTCGCTGCCGTGCTGATTTGCCTGACGACCTTTGCTGCCTCCGCCTTCGCGGCGCAGATCTCCATCCGCGGCAACCACCGCGTCGACTCCGAGACGATCCGATCGTACTTCGCCGGCACGTCGGCGGACGAGGTCAACAAGGGCGTCAAGGACCTCTACGCCACCGGGCTCTTCTCGAGCGTCAAGGTCAGCCGCGCCGGCGGCGGCGTCGTGATCACCGTCGACGAGAACCGCTCGATCAACCGCGTGGTCTTCGAGGGCAACAGCAAGGTCAAGTCCGAGCAGCTCGCCGGCGAGATCGTGTCGAAGACGCGCGGCTCCTACAGCCCGACGATCGTCAACGCCGACATCGAGCGCATCAAGGACATCTACCGCCGCTCCGGCCGCGCCGCCGCAACCGTGACCGCGCGCACGGTCGAGCTGCCGAACGGCAAGCTCGACGTCGTCTTCACGGTCAACGAGGGCGATAAGACCGGCATCAAGCAGATCAACTTCGTCGGCAACCACGCTTTCTCGGGCGGCAAGCTGCGCGACCTGATGGAAACGACGGAGATGAACTTCCTGTCGTTCTTCAAGTCGTCGGACGTCTACGACCCGACGAAGATCGGCAGCGACCTCGAGCTGATCCGCCGCTTCTACCTGAAGAACGGCTACGCCGACTTCCGCGTCATCGGCTCGGACGCCCAGTATGTCCCGGCCAAAAACGGCTACGTCATCACGATCACGGTCGAGGAAGGCCCGAAGTACACGGTCGGCTCCGTCAGCGTTGATTCGCGCGTCCCCGCGATCACCAACGCCAGCCTGCAGCGCTTCATCCGCCTTGGCGTCGGCGACACCTACAACGGCGACCAGGTCGAGAAGACCGTCGAGCAGATGACCCGCGAGGTGAACCGCCGCGGCTACGCCTTCTCGCAAGTCAAGCCGCGCGGCGACCGCGACCCGGTCTCGCGCAAGGTCTCCATCGTCTTCACGGTGGAAGAGGGCCCGCGCGTCTACATCGAGCGCATCGTCATCACCGGCAACACCCGCACGCGCGACTACGTCATCCGCCGCGAGTTCGAGATCGGCGAGGGCGACGCCTACAACAAGGTGCTGATCGACAAGACGGAGCGGCGCCTCAACGGCCTCGGCTTCTTCAAGAAGGTCACGATCACCAACCAGCCGGGCTCGGCGCCCGACCGCGTGATCCTCGTCGTCAACGTCGAGGACCAGCCCACCGGCTCGCTGTCGCTCTCCGGCGGTTACTCGACGGTCGACGGCATCATCGGCGAGGTCGCGGTTACCGAGACCAACTTCCTCGGTCGCGGCCAGTACGTCCGCGCCGCCCTGACGGCCGGCCAGCGTACCCGCGGCATCGAGTTCAACTTCACCGAGCCGTACTTCCTCGGCCAGCGGCTGGCGGCGGGCTTCGACCTCTTCGCCAAGCAGACCGACGTGTCGCAGTACTCGTTCTACAACAACTTCGTGCTCGGCGGCACGTTGCGCCTCGGCCTGCCAGTGACGGACGAGATCACCTTCTCGCCGCGCTACTCGATCTACCGCTCGGAGATCTCGATCCCGAACAGCGCGCAGTACCCGTACAACGACTGTTCGTCGCCGATATACGGCATCACGCCGTCGCCGGATCACTCGGGCCACGCCTACGGCACGCTCGGCGCCAACCCCTACTACAACTGCTTGAACAACGGCGAAGCCTCGCTGGCGCTGAAGCAGGCGGCCGGCCAGACCGTCACGTCCCTCTTCGGCTACACGCTGTCCTACAACTCGATCGACAACCCGAAGAACCCGGCCGAGGGCTTCCTCGCCGAGCTGCGCCAGGACATCGCCGGCGCGGGTGGCACGGAGCACTTCCTGCGCACCACGGGCGACATCCGCTACTATCACCCGATCTACGACCAGATCATCGGCCTGGTGCACCTGCAGGCCGGCGACATCCGCAGCACCAGCGGCGGCAACAACAACCTGCGCATCGTCGACAACTTCAACCTCGGCCCGACCCTGGTTCGCGGCTTCGCCCCGGACGGTATCGGTCCGCGCGACGTGTCGAACGGCATCGACTACTCGGGCAACCCGCTCGGCGGCACCGAGTACTGGGGCGCCTCGGTCGAGAGCCAGTTCCCGCTCTACGGCGTGCCGCGCGACCTCGGCCTGAAGGGCGCCGTCTTCTACGACGCCGGCTCGGTCTTCGGCTTCCACGGCCAGACCAACTTCACGAACGGCGGCAGGGTCGTCCCCTACGATACGGCGCCGCTCTACACGCAGGGCAACACGATCACCGTCGGCGGCAACACGACGTCGATCCGCTCGGCGGCCGGTGTCTCGCTCATCTGGGCATCGCCGCTCGGTCCGATCCGCTTCGACTTCGCCAAGGCGATCACCAAGAACCTGTACGACCAGACGCAGATCTTCCGCTTCTCGGGTGGCGCGACCTTCTGATCGACCGGCCAAGGCAGGAAATCGCGGAGGGGAGCCGGCAACGGCTCCCCTCTTGCATTTCGGCGGGTCGCGACCGATCAGGCGAGCGCCGTCGCGTCGCGGCCATCGGACCCAACGCCTCATGAGCGATCCCGTATTCCGCAGGCCGGCCAACGTCCTGTCGCTTGCCGCGGCGGCCGCCGCCGCCGGCTGCGCGCTGCCGGCGGGCTGCGATCCCGAGCGCCT
This Beijerinckiaceae bacterium RH AL1 DNA region includes the following protein-coding sequences:
- the frr gene encoding ribosome recycling factor (ID:RHAL1_01356;~source:Prodigal:2.6), giving the protein MSQGFDLPDLKRRMQGAVQTLRHELGGLRTGRASASLLEPIEVEAYGQRMPINQVATLSVPEARMLSVQVWDKSMVGAVEKAIRDSNLGLSPTTEGQILRIRIPELNEQRRKEMVKIAHRYSEEARVAVRHVRRDGIDTLKRLAKDKEISEDDQKKLEGDVQKVTDQYVAEIDQTLATKEGEIMQV
- the ispU gene encoding undecaprenyl pyrophosphate synthase (ID:RHAL1_01357;~source:Prodigal:2.6), with translation MSSLAEDQSIVGPRTAQAAQGRPSHVGLIMDGNGRWASSRGLPRLEGHRRGVEALRGAVRTAIECSLEYLTVYSFSVENWSRPFEEVQDLMGLLKRFIRKDLIELHDAGVRVRVIGHRDNLQPDIRKLLEEAEALTRLNQGLTLVVAFNYGGRQEIAAATRAVALAYAAGQIGEEEIDAALISRFLDTSGIPDPDLIIRTSGEQRLSNFLLWQSAYSEFVFLPVLWPDFDREAFIGALAQFAARERRFGGLVAARSAAARTGS
- the cdsA gene encoding Phosphatidate cytidylyltransferase (ID:RHAL1_01358;~source:Prodigal:2.6) yields the protein MRAVSGLVLIAVALVTARVGGPLFLITWIVASAAIFWEWQRLPGAAAMSRLVVGFVALVAAAIAAAADSTLLALLILAVGAGVLAAIPAADRLWAAAGLVYAGLLVVALVSLRSSFPFGSHAIIWLFATVWSTDVFAYFGGRLIGGPKIWPRVSPSKTWSGTLTGLAAGALFGTWVVLRDPPAPTPMAPIFLLSLAAAALSQVGDAFESAIKRHFGVKDSSNLIPGHGGVMDRLDGFIAAAVFAFVFGLIRAQTTVAGGLFYWP
- the dxr gene encoding 1-deoxy-D-xylulose 5-phosphate reductoisomerase (ID:RHAL1_01359;~source:Prodigal:2.6), whose product is MDQIVGSRDNHAATRQPRVITVLGATGSIGRSTEEILLGAPDDFSVAAVAGGRDAQALAKTAIRLKASFAALADPDGYAELKDALAGTGITAAAGDEAVIEAALHPSDLVIGAIAGAAGVRPTFAALEAGRTIALANKECLVCAGPAFMRQAESSGTRLLPVDSEHNAIFQALGDADLASIEMMTLTASGGPFRSWTREQIAEATPEQALAHPNWAMGPKVTIDCAGLMNKGLEVIEAHHIFGIEAARLDVLVHAQSIVHGLVSFTDGSVTAGLASPDMKVPIGHCLGYPDRLRTKARRLDLATIGTLTFERPDLERFPALRVALDSLRAGQGMPTVMNAANEIAVEAFLKKLISFHDIARLVEEACEAASRDGTAGELVTIEDALGVDHVVRERTRSALQRLDVG
- a CDS encoding putative enzyme (source:Prodigal:2.6;~ID:RHAL1_01360) yields the protein MSLYSVFINVVPYVCLLLVIVLVHELGHFLVGRWCGVKVDAFSLGFGPEIAHYVDRKGTRWRLAALPLGGYVKFHGDANGASAPDAEGLSAMPTAERAVTLHGQNVWRRIAIVAAGPAANMIFAFVVFASLFHFNGRVVVRPEVMTVVAGGPAENAGFQKKDIIKSVDGTPIESFEDMQRILLLSDGAPLNVVVDRAGTPVTLTPLPLPHTQQTPFGPMRTMMIGVQAPNVAGAMWMQTYGWAESSRMAVSEISFRIQTILHFFKGLAVGTASTDELSGPIRIAQVTGILAQEGLIPLVYLAGVLSVSIGFLNLLPIPMLDGGYLMFFAFEVIRGKELPKRAQEVGYRIGLTVVASLMIFVAYNDIARTYQSIVQARATQTTTNK
- the bamA gene encoding Outer membrane protein assembly factor BamA (ID:RHAL1_01361;~source:Prodigal:2.6), encoding MFRIKGHIHRLAHFAAVLICLTTFAASAFAAQISIRGNHRVDSETIRSYFAGTSADEVNKGVKDLYATGLFSSVKVSRAGGGVVITVDENRSINRVVFEGNSKVKSEQLAGEIVSKTRGSYSPTIVNADIERIKDIYRRSGRAAATVTARTVELPNGKLDVVFTVNEGDKTGIKQINFVGNHAFSGGKLRDLMETTEMNFLSFFKSSDVYDPTKIGSDLELIRRFYLKNGYADFRVIGSDAQYVPAKNGYVITITVEEGPKYTVGSVSVDSRVPAITNASLQRFIRLGVGDTYNGDQVEKTVEQMTREVNRRGYAFSQVKPRGDRDPVSRKVSIVFTVEEGPRVYIERIVITGNTRTRDYVIRREFEIGEGDAYNKVLIDKTERRLNGLGFFKKVTITNQPGSAPDRVILVVNVEDQPTGSLSLSGGYSTVDGIIGEVAVTETNFLGRGQYVRAALTAGQRTRGIEFNFTEPYFLGQRLAAGFDLFAKQTDVSQYSFYNNFVLGGTLRLGLPVTDEITFSPRYSIYRSEISIPNSAQYPYNDCSSPIYGITPSPDHSGHAYGTLGANPYYNCLNNGEASLALKQAAGQTVTSLFGYTLSYNSIDNPKNPAEGFLAELRQDIAGAGGTEHFLRTTGDIRYYHPIYDQIIGLVHLQAGDIRSTSGGNNNLRIVDNFNLGPTLVRGFAPDGIGPRDVSNGIDYSGNPLGGTEYWGASVESQFPLYGVPRDLGLKGAVFYDAGSVFGFHGQTNFTNGGRVVPYDTAPLYTQGNTITVGGNTTSIRSAAGVSLIWASPLGPIRFDFAKAITKNLYDQTQIFRFSGGATF